gaaagaaaaagaaaaaacccgtTTGTTGTTAACATTGAATTAGTACCGAATTATTTTACTTAGATTTCCAGCAACATTTTCTAAGTGATCTCACAACATACTTTTGCAGTATTGGCACTTACAGGTGCTTTGGAAGGAGGAGATATATCCAGCCAATGACTTGACTCCTCTGAGCTGAGTTCCCGCAGTGCCAAGGAGCACTCTccaattgtttttttcctgggagtCTGCATCTGGATTTTAAATACCAATCTGACAGCCTGCAGGCTTTGCAGTTTAATAGCAAATACAAAAGTTTCCATAAATTCAATGtcctagaaagaaaatcagaggGGTAGCATCACCATTGTAGGAGAGTCGCACCGAGCCTAAAACCTAGAAACCAAGGCTTGCTGGTCCTATAGCCAGCGCTCCTGGCTACCGTTTTAGGTTGCCATGGAAAAGTGTGCTTTTACAGTTCTAAGCACCCATTGACACACCCTGGCAGGGACAAAGCTCTGAATTATTTTTCACTACCTTAACGAGTTGAGGACATCATCTACCTTCTATGGGGTGAATATGCACCTACAGGTATGCCCAGTCTTCCCCCAGTTCTCCACCACTGAGTTGCCAAAGCCAGCAGCTCATGGTTCAGTCCCCTGTGAGGACAGTCCTGCAGACTTGGGAAAGAAGGAGGACAACAGTACAATGCAAGAGAGGATATAGGCGGAGGAAGTGGAACAAGGCTTTTAATAGGATTTTAAGAAGttggggggcagggcagggaaggaagcaacctgaacttgggcAACTACCGCAGCAAATACGGCATAGGAGTATTGGAGTCCTATGGAGTTTGgtccattttaaaaaatccgtttacatttcagtttaatttttttggggaaaaagatttCTTGGTGTTACCCCTGCCTCTACTTACATTGCACCCTTCCTTGGCAGAAGATTTGAAATGCACTGGTTTGGGCAGTGTGAGAATTCCCTTGACGTAGATACGAGGATTTTCCCCATAGCTAGAAGGCCAGCTCAGATCTTTGCACTGCAACATTGAAAACACAGTCAGATTAGACAGTGTAAGACTCTGGCCTTCAGACAACTTAGAAACAGACTCTTCTACACTCTTCTAGAATTATGCATAATTCCTGTAATATTGAATATAAATCAGAACCAGTGTAATGATTGCGTCACTTCAGatcatttaataattaattttcacAACCAGAGGGCAAAAAGTTATTCGGTAGACTTTAATGATTTCACTATTTGGCAATTTGACAACAGATAAATCATGAAATCCCTTACGTAGTATTTATCACTTGATGTAGTTACAAGGTTTCTGACTACTCAAAGTTCCATTGCCTAAAAATTATTCATAGTTCCTGGAAGCATATAAAACAGCCAGCATAGCAGTATCACATTAGCTAACAAAAAAGCCACAAGAAGCTACATGTCCTCAAAGTGCTATTATGGTTCTGCCCTGAAGGAACTGTTAGATTTAAAGGCAGTTAAATGCTGCATCCAAAGTTGCTCCAATTTGCTGCCTCCACATTTCCACAGGAAAAGTTCCATAGCAGGACCAGCCTATGACCAGCTCAGCTTTCTTATCTATGCAGAACAGTTCCTCAGTCCACAATCAGAACATATGTATAGTAACATAGAGTTATATACTACTTTTTACTATTGACTGCACCAGAACAGAGGTTGCaacagggggggagaaaaaggggggaagggggtggggaagaggaagATACTTTGAATGAAGCTCAGTATTACATTTGACTGAACTTTGTTTATATTAAtacttaaaagtaatttttttttctcctaaaagtaTTCCTTAAAGTAACAGAACCCAATTCAAAGAGAATGAACACTAAGTATAGTAAAATAGCCATTTGAGTAAATAATAAATTTATCTATATTTTCTTACATGTAAAACTGTGATCCAAATCTGTTCTACAGAAGAAACATAACACAACTTCACATTCAGTCTTCCAAAGTCTCTTTCATCACCTGATAATGTAATAGTATCTATGGAAGAAAACCAATTAGTGTTTTTAGAAGTAATGCAGTATCTTAAAAGTTCATTCCAAGAATAAGGGAACTCACTAGTAGGTAGCCTATCTTTGAAAACTCTCAACATAAGTTTGAAATACTTAACAACTACATTTTAAGGACAAAATATCCATGAAGTCCTACAGCCTGACCTTCTGCATAGCTAAAAGCCTTCACATTTACCTGAGTTATCTCTACTGAATTTAATAATTTGTGCTGTACTCGAACaacttttagaaaggaaaaaaagcatgtgcTTGAAACACCCAGAACACATTTATAATCTATTACCTCCCTCAGATTAATTACTTTCACTGTTTAGTTTATAAATTGGCCTCCTTTTTATCTTTCTCAGATTTCAATTCCAGCCTAGTAAACATTTTACTGTTATGCTCTTCTCCAAGTCAGAAGAGCCCTTTCATATCCAGCATTTCTCTGTCATGACTGAATCTAGGTCATTGCACCCCAGTCTTCCTTCTGAGGAGACTGGGTGAAATTCTGACTTCCAGCAGGGTGACTTTCATGGGGACTTAACTTATTTTTTGGTGTTTATTTTGCAGTATCTCCACTTCTTCAGCATTCTTTCATAAATAAGGATACTAGGTTTGCATGCAATATTCTTGCCCAATTCTCAGAGTAATATGGGTATTGGATTACAGGAACTTCCTATAGAGAAATACTGATACATGAAAAAGGACTAGAGCTGTGACCAAGGTGCTGCATTCTATCCTAACAGAACATCTGTAACATCTTAGTTCACAGGGATAGTAAATCCAGGGATGAATTTTTCAAAACTCCTCAAAGGCTCAATCTCTTGACAACAGGAAGGTGCAAATCCAAAACTCTTAATTTCAAATTGCAAAGTAATCTCAAAATGACTTGCTAATTGGAttcatctaaaaagaaaaaacccaaaaccccaaacaaaaaaaatcatcaacaGTAGAGACAGCTTAATGTTTCAAGTGCAAAGGGAAATATTTCATTACaaggtaaacaaacaaaacattaccCAGACTCCTGTTACTGCCTTGCGAATCCTTCCTGGAAGAGGTACTGCTAGGTACACTGGAGAATGAATCGTATCTctggggggaagaaaataaaaataaatcacttcattCAGAGCAACAGACGCAAAAAGCCAGAGAGATTCTACCATCAGACAAGacaagatgaaaacaaaacaacactgaATTTCAAATAATTGTCTCATTCCCTGCTAATCTTTTGATCCAGCAGCATGGAATTATTACTTTGATGCAGAGAGCTAATACAGGACACATATGgccagcacagattttttttttctcactgatatATATGCAACTTCATCTCTATGTAAAAGAtgattattttgagaaaaaaaaaaaaaaggcagtgttttTTGCATCAATGGAAACTTCTAGTGTTCCACTTTTCAACTGATGGGAGAAATCACAAGATGACAAACCACAGCCTCTTGTCTGTCTTGTCCTGCCTGACAGCCTACTCAGGTTCTCAATAGCCCCACTAGGCCAGAACAGCAGTAGTCAGAAGAGACATCAGAAAGAGCCTCTTGAAATTGGTCGACGTTGAACTTTGCCCTCTAGTCCTTCCAGTGCATAGTACAATGCCCTTCACTGTTTACTTTGAAAACAGAATGCAACAGGAACAGATACACCAAGTAAGCTGAGGTTTCAGTATAACCTAAATTACAAGGGGAACTCACCTTCATGAATCGATGAGGTGGGCTTCTGAGATCAAACATTGAACGACTTACATCAAATGATGCAGGCAAAGCACTAGGTCTTAAATCACAAACTAAAAAGACAAAGAGAACAATACAAATCATGTAAGCAtcattgctaggaaaaaaaaaaaaaagatattttttaaatttaagtagACCTATGGTAGAATTGAAACCTAGCTAAATAACATCTAAGGAAGGATGTCAGCACCTTTCCCAAAACACTTCCCTGAAATGAGCACATGGAGAAAACAAGCCATGAAAATATCTTAATCAATGCCATCTTTGAAATAGTTCAATCTTACTCGGTCACATTGGTAGCACTGGTAGAACGGGGATCCCACCTCAAAGTTAATTCCTCAAGAGAAATGGTTCTTTTAGTAGATGCTTTAGCAAAACATAAAAGCCTTGTCTTTAAATCTAGTCAGGGAGAACTGGGGCTTAGCCTGgtctccttttttaaatttttccacaGTAAAGATGCCAGTGGCGAAAACATGCTGCCTGCTGAACTTGGCCTCATCTCCCTGGCTTCTTTACTGATCACAGTGTCAAAGCACCATACTCTGCACCCTTACTAAATCTCAGACAAAGCAAGTCTTAACTCTAAGATGACACATACTTGCTATAGCATAAAAGCAAGATCTTTATTTTATAGAAGGGTAGTTTCCTCAGCAGTTGGAGGTGTTTAAGTAGATCCTATCAGTTTTCTTTAGACCTCAAAGCAATACAGAGCTAAAGCACATTGTCTATGCATATTATACAGCAACAGTAGAAAAGGAGAGCTGAACTAATGCCACTGTTTCAGCAATCTTTGCTAAGTCCAGTTACGTTCAAGAGGTTTTTAAAGCCTCTCAACTTCAAAACTGACCCATACTGAAATGAATGAAAGCAGTATGGTTTAACTTATAGGACTATCTGATACAATGAATTGCTTTTTGTTGCAATGCTGTGTTATGGTATTTGAGAACATTTCCATTACAATTCACTGATGATAGCTTAATAGAATTACATCACTCATTACTgaatatttatttcccttttattgCTATCAAATGAAATAACCAATTCTGCTTCTCGTGAAATGTGacaataaagaacatttttttcttttcccaaggaagaaaaagagaacaaaagataaaGAAAGTTTTGACAACCcatgggaggaaaaggaaagtaacATAATTTAGATAAAATTTAATGAAGGTCTGTGTGTCTGGCATGAGTTCCAAATTCTCTCTTGCACATGACACAAAAGGGCCAAGTTGTTCACCGAGTCCAGTGTAGAAATAGCATTACAATACAAGGCCTAGAAACCTTGTTTGATATAATAGAAGCAAAGGAGAGACCAGCCCATTACTTGATTTGAAATTGATTATGGTTATGGAAATTAATTCCGTATTCAGTACTCATGACTTTCACAAACTACTGGAAAAACACACACTTGAATCTACCCGTTACAAATCACTGAAATGCTTTAAAGACAGTATGATCTGCTGTTTCTAGTAAAGCTGGTTAAAGTTTTCGAAGAACAtggagggggggacagggggaaagAGATGgtgcctttttcaaaaacaagtttttaatggaaaaaaagacaatttttacaCTGAGAAAGCTGCCTGTGAaatataaaaaagcagaaaaattttaACCATAAACATATCTTGTTTACCAATAATAACTagaaatttggaaaaatattaatgaatttattattcagtttgtttgttgttgctgggggtttttttgtttgtttttaagatgtAGAGGAGGGACTTCACATGAAAATTCAAGAATTTCACTTCATACGTTCCAAATAAACACATTCTGTAGTTCTAAGCCTTGACACATGAAAAGTATCACAGCACTTGCTGCAACAGAACAGGCTTAGAATTTTGCTTAAATAGTCTATAGATGTACATGAAGAGAATCATCTAGTTTTTGAAACAGCTGTCAAAAAACTCTGGAGGAAGAAGTTATTTTAGAGCTGTACTCTAGACACACTTAAGTGACCTTTCTTGTGTTTAAGCTTACTAAGACAAAACTAGTGAAGTGTTTACTTAgcttgaagaaaaatggaaaaagagatgaTGAACTGAAGGGAAGATGTTCAAGACAGTTTTACAGAACCTATTTGGCTCCCACTACAGGTGCTTACAAAGCCTAGCAAAACCATATGCATTAAAGGCTGCTAAAATTCTGCATGTGttttgttctcttaaaaaaatatatggacTAGTCTTTTCATGTAGTGTCTATGGTGattgagaattatttttaaaacaggacaCAGACTGAGCCATTTCCCCAGTTGTAAAATAAGCATGCTATACCattctaaataaaacatttttaaaaatgcgtGCTGTTGCCAGCTTCCGATGCGATACAGAAGTGTGTATGTTTCTTTGAGTGTGCGAGTTCTGTGAATGCATTTGCCTTAGCAGCCACTTACACCAAGCAACACTTAGTCATCTACTTCCCTCTAAACAGCATTCATGATAGGATACACATACCAAtgaacagcacagaagaaaatttttacCTAGGTAGCCAAACACTTTTTATCTAAACTTTTATTATCTCACAGCCCTCCCCATTCTTAAACACACATGCAATGAGAGTTGGGACATTTCTGCACCTTCAAAAGCAAACTACAAAAAAGCTGGCACATAGCATCACTTCCCATTTTGCACCTGTTCTTATCATCTGCTCCCGAATGTTTTTTGGTGCTTGTTCCTCTCTCCATACATATACTCCACAGGCATTCCTCCACTCAGCATATTGCCCAGCTTCCTTTTTCCATCTCCCTCAAACACTCCTATCACTGGTAGCTGGAATCTCCAGTACTGCATCCTGTTCTGGATCGGAGGCAGCTATACTAGCTTGCTTTGCCAATTTGTCTACCTTTGTGTGATGCATGCAAACCTTCTCAAGCCCCCAAAGGACAGAAAGTAACAGCGCAGCTGGAAGTCAAGCAGAGCTGGCTCCACAGATTCATTCACCAACCAAGAAGTGTCTGTAGCATACAGACCAGTTTGAGAACTGCTATAATCAAACACATCTTCTGTAGACAAATGGCTTTTTTCTCTTACCTATAAACtttgggaaagggaggaagacagaaaagTAAGGGTGTGGTCTTTCTCACCTGATCCATATAATTTCCTATTATCTGATTTTGCTTGGAAGCGCCTAATCAGATCTGGCGAAACCCGATGCTCCAAATAGAATGGGTTGTACACGTCATAGCGGGGCCATTGGTACATGCCGTGCAGTTCTGCTTTCCGGTCACCAAGTGAGGCTCTGGCAGATTCTGCAGAGCACAAGTAAACATCAAATGCAAGAGTTCCAGACAGAACACATGCTGCCTGGCTTCATAAGGCAGGCAGAGTGCCTTCAGGGCAAaggacaaaatatttcagtattatctactttggggggaaaaaaaaaaagaaagtaaagaaaacacacatacacattatGTCAGATTTCCACAGTGTGCTAGCAAACACTGGAATTAAATTGGCCATATAAAGCTATGCATACCCTGCCTTGAAGTTCCACAATAGATGTCTAACTATTTAATATACAGAAGGCTCCAAAGATAGACAGCAAGACAGAAATTAACATGAAAAGTAGGGCCATGTGTACAGAAAACCTCTGACTTATTTGGCTACCTACCCCTCGGACATTCTCACTTGGCTAACGGATCCCAGACCTTCAGGAGGGTCTTGTATGGAAAGATAATGCAACTTATGACTGCAGTCTCCTTGTCATCCAATTTCCATAGGAAGTCTGTCAGTGGTAAAATCACTGGTCCAAAATGACTTGAATTGTTGGCTGAGGCACAAGTAGACAAATCTGAGAATGCTTGAATCCCAGCCCTTTACTCAGCCCATTATAGCACAGCtgctctatttttctttcctttatttataatcatttcagaaaaaacatGCATGTCTTGGTCAGCAGAACAGTAAAGAACACTGCTGTAGTGCTTCATTTTGTCTGTCTGGAGTGAAAATAAGCCACATGTAACAGTACAGTAGAGAACAGGGATGGGGTGACCTGGACTCTGCCAAGCTCTgacatttctttccttcatttcacCTCCCTGGACTTCAACCTATCTGTTAAAAAGTTCTTTACCCCATTGTAAAGTGCCTTCAATTCTGCAAGTGTGTTGCACCATAAGAGGCAAACTATTATTGATGTAAAATCCTTTCCTCCAGGTGTTAGCAGAGTAAGTAAAAAAGAGTAACTAAAACAGTGAGATGGAGCACGAGAGATGATAAAGCAAGAATTCAAGTATAATGGGCTTGAGCGTGATGTAAATTAGGATGAACGCTGGAAGTGAGGCCATAAAGAACTGCTACAGAGCAGATGACGGAAAAGCCAGTGTTCCAGACCAGGAGCACACTTCTTCCTTCTAGCTTACTTCTGTGAGAGCATGAGACATGCTTTAGTGAGTATTGAAAAGAAAGGCTGCCAGAACTCAATTGCTTTCAGAAGGGATGCCAAGAGCTAACACTGAACATGTCCTGTTTCACTAAAGGAAAATGGTCAGACATGGACAGAAAATGGAGTGGAACTGAGAGTAGAACTTGGACTTCTACAGATATTTAACAACGGTCTAAGAAACAAATActctaaatacattttttgaaTATGCTGGTGCTTTGGCTAATGTGAAGAAGGAATGACAGCACACTTCACTGTATTTAGTAAATCTCCCTAAAAAGtaaactttgcatttttaaacacaaatttaatgaggcttaaaaaataagtatttatatttagaaagagaaatggaagttGCCTACTTGACATAAGAGCcacttttcaaatatttgttctagaatttaaaatatttgctcaAAAGAGACAATTACGAAGAGTCAGGTCATCCTGCCAGAAGATCTACCGGCTTTATAGCTTAAGGGTCACACTGTTCACCAGGTCCTTCAAAAATTATGATGAAGCAGAATTCCCAATGAAGACAAGTCACTGGTTTATAAGTCACTGAGTGTTAAGATTGTGTAGAACAGcatgaataaagaaaacatttatctaAATGTTGTTAAACACATCTTCCTTCTCCCTGGAAAACACTTGTGCTTCAGAGTCCTTGATGGACTTGTCTGTACAGTATCTTGAGGATGAGGTAGGACAAAGCAAGGCAGAGCATGAACCCAGACCCAGTAAGAAAGGGGATTACCAGAATCATGTCCTGCATTTCCATACCTTGTCCAAGTATAGACTTACAAGAACTAGCTACTGAAGTAGCAGGCAAGTGGGGAGGCTGAAGGAGATCAGGCTCAGAGATGAGGAAGGCCTCACATGTTCTACCTCCAGCTATTAGGTTGCCTGTCCATGTCTGGTGAGGCAGACATCACAAATGAAGCCCACTAAAAAGATTGGGCACAGAATGGCCAATCTATACCAAAAAGCTCTGCTAGGCTGATTAGCTTGGCTGTGGTGCCAGTGTCACAATCAGGGGTGGGTGAGGAGGAAGTTTGGTAATAGGCgtgcaggaggaggaaagaagcaaCAGCAAGGACCTAGGGAGAAGAGAAGAAGGGTGGGAgtaaaaccacacaaacacaaaaaagctaGGTAATACTGCATTAGTTATTATGCAATATGTGGTTGACTTTTTTCAGTTATTAAGGTTTCCACTCTTAGAAAAGAAATATCATCACATGGGACTAAAAGCATATTACCACTTATCACGTCCTTGAGACAAAGCAACTCCAGAGAAAACAACCATTCAGGTATCTCCCTGTGCCAAAATTTTCTCTTACCTAACTCTAGCCATCTCCTGGCAGGACCAAGAGCCTAGCAATAGCATATGCCCTGTAACTCATGTTACTGGGCCAGGCTTCTATTCTTTTAAAATGCCACTGTGCCTAAATTGCATCTACATCATTTTGGCAGTCTAAGCATGGGACTAACTGGCAGAGGTTGAAGCACAAGATTGTTGTGAAGCAAAGAATCACAGTATCATGCGCAACCTTATACCACTGAGATCTGTGACCCCTGGCCTCCCAAAGAGCAGCAAAAATATCAGGAATAGTAGGGGCAAAAAATTCTGCAATGTAGTAACACATGTTATCTATTGGCAAAATCTGAAAAGGAAGATATGTTAGTATGTTAAAACATATC
This region of Accipiter gentilis chromosome 25, bAccGen1.1, whole genome shotgun sequence genomic DNA includes:
- the TC2N gene encoding tandem C2 domains nuclear protein isoform X2, producing MATECIKNCCKWCFCMEKEKNDLSMVQESEAVAASKPTIIEEPPLSSVSVKRQVGCSEDYLLSKLPLDGQEVPFVVPPFKLAYVQPKNLTSISHAGRIQESARASLGDRKAELHGMYQWPRYDVYNPFYLEHRVSPDLIRRFQAKSDNRKLYGSVCDLRPSALPASFDVSRSMFDLRSPPHRFMKRYDSFSSVPSSTSSRKDSQGSNRSLDTITLSGDERDFGRLNVKLCYVSSVEQIWITVLHCKDLSWPSSYGENPRIYVKGILTLPKPVHFKSSAKEGCNDIEFMETFVFAIKLQSLQAVRLVFKIQMQTPRKKTIGECSLALRELSSEESSHWLDISPPSKAPVCRAELQIGTCFQAINRRIQLQILEAQNLPVSSTPLSSNFFVKVGMFSPEGMIYKKKTRLLKSTNGQVKWGEIMIFPVSQAEQGIRFLIKLYSRSSVRRKQFLGQIWISSDSSNSEAVEQWKDTIANPEKVVVKWYSIGPS
- the TC2N gene encoding tandem C2 domains nuclear protein isoform X1 — its product is MATECIKNCCKWCFCMEKEKNDPVSMVQESEAVAASKPTIIEEPPLSSVSVKRQVGCSEDYLLSKLPLDGQEVPFVVPPFKLAYVQPKNLTSISHAGRIQESARASLGDRKAELHGMYQWPRYDVYNPFYLEHRVSPDLIRRFQAKSDNRKLYGSVCDLRPSALPASFDVSRSMFDLRSPPHRFMKRYDSFSSVPSSTSSRKDSQGSNRSLDTITLSGDERDFGRLNVKLCYVSSVEQIWITVLHCKDLSWPSSYGENPRIYVKGILTLPKPVHFKSSAKEGCNDIEFMETFVFAIKLQSLQAVRLVFKIQMQTPRKKTIGECSLALRELSSEESSHWLDISPPSKAPVCRAELQIGTCFQAINRRIQLQILEAQNLPVSSTPLSSNFFVKVGMFSPEGMIYKKKTRLLKSTNGQVKWGEIMIFPVSQAEQGIRFLIKLYSRSSVRRKQFLGQIWISSDSSNSEAVEQWKDTIANPEKVVVKWYSIGPS